The region GCTCTTGGCGCAGTCGGCGATGCTGGTGTCGCCCTTGGCCAGCAGGTCGAGGCAATGCTGCAGGCACGCATCCCCCGCGCGCATGCAGCCGGCGGCGGCGTCAGCGAGCGCTGTAGCGTTGTCGCCGCCTCCGGTCGCCCCGCCGGGCACCGCCTGCATCGCCAACGTCACCGTTCCCACGGCCATCAGTTCCCGACGTGTCAGCATGGCATCCTCCTCGTGGAGGTTGCAGTAGCAGAGAACCGAGAGCGTGGGCGAGCCCCCGGAAAGCGATCCCAGGGAGGGCGTCAGCGCGGCGGGCTGTTCAATAGCAGAAAGCGCCAGCCCCTCGCCGTCCGCAGCACCCTTCGGTCACCGGGCCGGCCCCCCTGACCTCTTAGGCGAACGGGGGGCATCGTCTGATGGAATATGATTTTGATGTCTCCGGACGGGATCAGGAGTGGCGCAGCTCCGCTTCGAGTTGCGCCCGGAGCGCGGGATCCACGGCGGAGGGTGTGACGTCGGCCGTGGGCGCGGACGCGCGCATCTGGCGCCGCCACCACGCGACGACGACGCCGGAAGCGAGCGCGAGGCCGACGTATGGTGCAAGCCACGCGACGAGGCCTAAGCCCCGCCACGGGGGCATCGCTAGGATGCGCTCGCCGAAGAGTCGCTCGATCTCGGCCCGCACTTCGGCCTCGGGTACGCCCGCGGTGAGGGCCGCGCGGACCTCGTTGCGCAACGTCATCGCGCCGGAACTCGAGCAGTCCGCGAGCAGAAGACCCGGGCAATACGGGCTCATGTACTCATGATTGATCGCGCGCGCGTGTTCGTCGACTGTGCTCGCCACGATTGCCCGGCTGTGCCCGAGCAGGCCCAGCGCGACCACGGCGTACACCGCGCACCGCATCGAGCTTCACAATAGCGGTCCTTCGCGCAGAGGCCACCGTACAGATTGCGACACGATGTCGCAGGTACTCCTGCGCCGGAAGAGGTCGGTGGTCGCGCCCACACCCACTTGGCTGGACGGGAGTCGGACCAATCCACCGGAGCGAGCTCGCTTCCACGGCCATGGCGCCCGTCCTCTCGCAGTAACCGTCCGAGGATCGAGCCTTCGCGCGGACGCGTGACACCATGTCGCATCCCGGCGCTCGCGGGCGATATGTTGGATGGATGCGCTTCTCGTGGCTCGTGACGGCAGTCGCCCTCGCCTGCACCACGGGTGTCGCCGACGAACTGCTCCTGCACCCAAGTTGCGCGATCATATCCGTCGAGTTCGCGGTGCCCGCGGACTGGCGCTGTCACGGCATCGACGATTGTCTGCTCTGCGCCCGCACCGGCAGCGGAGTGAGATCTAACTAGCCGTTCGTTGTCACGCGTACGGGTGGAACGGTGGAACGCGCGCCATTCCGCGTGGCCGGTCGACTCCATCTGCCCGCCCCCGGCCGGACGGGTCGATGACCCGAGCCCGCGGCACGTATCGGAAGCCTAGCTAGATCAGGGACGGCGCGCGGCCGGGCACGGCACCGGAATCGGCGCCAGAGGTTCGCCTCAGCCCAGAGCCACGTGAGAGGCTTCGGCGAGGCACATCCCGCGCAACTCCTTTTGAAGTCCCGCTTGTCAGACTGGACTTCGCGCCCGCTTCCTATGCCACAAGAGAAAGACTCACTTCGTCGTGCACTTGGGAGAGAGCGGGCGACCGGGGTCGAACCGGCGACGTCCAGCTTGGGAAGCTGGCATTCTACCACTGAATTACGCCCGCGGCAGAGCCGTTTCAGTACCGCAGCGCGCCCGGGGTGGCAAGGCGGCGGCCGTCGTTTGACGCTCGGGGACGCCCACAGTAGAGCCACCCCCGTGCGGGGCCACGCGCGCAACATCATGACCGAGCGCGTGACGAAGATCCTACCCGATACGCTGCTGCCCGAGATCGCCGCGACGCTCGTGGATGCCGGCTTCGGGGGACTGCCCGTCTGCGACGACGAC is a window of Candidatus Eisenbacteria bacterium DNA encoding:
- a CDS encoding Csp1 family four helix bundle copper storage protein encodes the protein MLTRRELMAVGTVTLAMQAVPGGATGGGDNATALADAAAGCMRAGDACLQHCLDLLAKGDTSIADCAKSVTQMLGVCRGVGPLADARSKHLPAMARLCEAVCTDCAGECRKHAERHPICKTCLEACEKSAAAAKVLAA
- a CDS encoding cytochrome c-type biogenesis protein CcmH, whose protein sequence is MYAVVALGLLGHSRAIVASTVDEHARAINHEYMSPYCPGLLLADCSSSGAMTLRNEVRAALTAGVPEAEVRAEIERLFGERILAMPPWRGLGLVAWLAPYVGLALASGVVVAWWRRQMRASAPTADVTPSAVDPALRAQLEAELRHS